The Mucilaginibacter gracilis genomic interval TTTTGCAGGAAGATGAATATTATGCATTCGGCCTTCGGAATCCGAAGTATGATAACTCCAACAACAATCGTTATCTTTACAATGGAAAGGAGATACAGACAGATTTAGTTAGCCAATACGATTATGGCGCGCGGTTTTATGATCCGGTGATTGCACGATGGACTACGAGTGATCCGTTGGCTGAGAAAGGCAGAAGATGGTCACCATATGGTTACGCGTTTGATAATCCAATGAGGTTTACCGATCCAGATGGAATGTGGCCGGATTGGGGTGATGTTAAAAATTTTGCGAAGGGTTTTGTTTCTGGCGTAGTTGGGATGGCGGAGAGCGCTCGACCTGAAAACATGATTATTTCAAATGTCAAGCTGGTAAAAAACGTAGTGACAAGCTTGATACATAAAGATGTGTCGGGTGCTGCGATGCATTTGGCGAACGTAACAGGGGTGCCAGCTATAGTAAAAACAACAGTAGCCGCCTCTAAAGGTAACGCGAATGCAATGGGACAACTCGCCGCAGTTATTGCTGTTGGGGTTGTAGCACATAACACAGGTGGTAGTGGTGCAAAGCCACCTACACCTGTTACGGCGGAAACTATTAGTAAAGCACTCGAAGGATCTACTATGAAAACAACTCAAGGAGTCGTGTCATTGCCAGTTATTCAGAGATTTGTAAATATGCTCGAAGCAGGTAGTACACCACCCGCTATTAAGGTCGCTGATGGTGTTATAATCGAAGGTAACCATCGATATGTGGCAGGCAGAGTCTTTGGCCAAGAACCAGCTACGGTGCCAGGTAATCTGTCGCCAAGTCAGGCACCACTTGTTAAACCAGTTCAAGAAACAGTTGTTGACCCTGTAGATCACGGAAATCATTAAGACATAAAATGAAAATAATATTTGAAACGGATGAGGTTTTAGAAATCCCATTCGATAACTTAATTGCAGCGAACCTGGATGGATTAAGCTTACATAGAGCCATTTTGGAAACTATGAATATGAGCGCTACAACCTTTTTAAATGCAGATCTTAGAGGAGCGTTCATGGCAAACTCTAATTTGACAAGCTGTAATCTTTCAGGGGCCAGCTTAATAAACGCATACTTGATGAACGCCGTTTTAAACAGGGCAGATTTGAAGAATTGTAGAGCTATTGGATGCAATTTTACAGGAGCTGATTTAAGCGAAGCAAATTTAACAGACGCCGACGTATATGCGGCTGATTTTAGTAGGTGCAATTTACAGGGTGCAGTTATATTAGCTAAACGCATCGAAGCAGCCACTTTTAAAAATGCTACTTACGATAAACAGACTAAATGGCCTTTAAATTTTGACCCATCTACAGCAGGCTGTTTAATGGTTATTTAATTAATTAGGATAATGTATTTAGTTCGCAGTGTATTTTAAAGTCCAATCCCGATGCTTCCGCAAGTGATTGGCTGCCGCCAGCGTCCACGGCTGGTGGTTAATAGGCAAAGTGCAGTCAACAGTTGTCCGTAGCCTTTAACTACAGATCCTTGCGCAATACATGTTTTATAATAAGTTTGACAAGTTGGTAATGACCCAGGATGCACTTGTTCTCCGACGGTACATCGTTTGAAACACATTGGGAAGAAAATGTAGCTACTGGTGAGAAGGTAAATTAAAGTAAAACAAAATGATGTTAAAACGCCAAGTACAGAAGAATTAAATCCAAAAGATCCAAATCATAATTAGTAATATGAAAGTAAGGTGCAATTCAGTCAAAATAAGTGATAGTAATCTTCATACCTTAGGTAAAAATGCTGCCGCAAAGAACCACTTTAATATAACCATCGGAAAAGAGTACGTGGTATTTGGCCTGATTTTCGGTTTTGATGATTGGGGATGCGGATGTTTTGCTCAAATTTTGTCTGACTATGACCATTTAATACAGGTACCAATAATATTATTTGATATAGTTGATAATAGGATTTCAAATTATTGGGACTTAAGGAAGTCAGTAGATGGAAATATAACACTTTGGCCTTCTTCATTTTACCTTGAGTATTATCACGATGACTTGTTTGAAGAAGTACCGGACATCGTTGCTGATTTTAAAAAAGTAAAGCAGTCGATAATAACGGAATTTGAATAATTCCCCAGTTGTCCGTAATCTACCGATGTTCGAATGGCTCCGGCGAAAACAGCTATGCCTGTAGTTTGTAACCGCTGAGCCTTTGGGCTGCCACTGGGGCGTCGGTCGGTGGTGCAATAGGCTTTTATATAGGTAAAGCGGGTGCCGGTGATATGCTAAATGTATTGAAGGACTTTTACCTTAAGCAATCACCGGGAGTGAAAGTAAATGAATCGGAGGTTTTGATGAAAGGCACTGTTTCGGGTGCTAAAACAACAACTGTAACACCTCAAAATTGATTTAATATGCAAAGATTCCCCATGCTTAAAGAAACACAGGTAGCATTGTCAAGAGCCGATGTTAATACTGGTATCGTATTGGATGAGCTAAATAATTATGCTGTAAATGACAATCAAACGGTTTTTACAATATTTGAGGATGCGATCCAAGCCTTGAATACCGCTAAATTAATAATTGCTGGAAATAAAAAGGTGGAATGTTATATTCATGACAAGGACCACAAATTGCTTTATTTTCTAAATTCAGGAAACTCCAGTCGTCCTTAATCTACCGCTGTTCCAATGTCTCCGACTCGAAAGGCTATCGGCGCTTGGCGCGTACAAGTTTATATCTTTCCAACATATAAGCCTTAGTATAGTTTATCGAAATGATATAAACTATACTAAGGTCTATAAAAATAGATCCAAGATCAAATCCGTATGCCCCTGGTGCAGGTCATCATCCTACTAAGTGGTCATCCCGGTAAACGTCACGATTGATCCGCCAGGAACGCTAACGACAATTCCGGCTTTCCGAAGTCTCTTAATTGTTCGTTTATGGAGTTTAAATTCCTCATGACATCCGGGGTCGGTGTCAATTGCCCCGCCTGGATTAAGCGGATTTGCTCGACACCGTACATGCGCAACTGAAAACTCAGAACACCGATATCGTCGCAGTTTTGGAGTTCTTCAGTAGACGCTAATTGATAGGGCAGGTCGATGATATTTGATTGCTGTGATTTTGTCATAGAAACCCTCGTAGCATGTCCACACATTTAAACTTTATCGAAATTTATCCTTGTAATTATAACATTAAGTATTATAATTGCAAGGATGATTAATAGAGAAGCACAAGCCGAAATCGTAACGCTGATGCAGGAATTTCCTGCGGTCGGCCTTTTAGGGCCTCGTCAGGTGGGTAAAACCACATTGGCTGAAACCATTGCCGCACTGTTTAGCCCTGAACCCATTTATCTTGATTTAGAGAATCCTTCCGATCAAGCCAAATTAAGCGACCCCGAAGATTATTTTGAGCGCAACAAGGGGACGCTCATCATTCTTGATGAAATCCAGCGTGTGCCGGAATTGTTCCAGGTATTGCGGGGCGTCATTGACCGTCGCCGCCGTCAGGGGCTTAAACATGGGCAGTTTCTAATCCTGGGTTCCGCCTCGCTTGACCTCTTAAAACAATCATCCGAAACACTTGCCGGACGGATTGCCTATAAAGAGTTATCAGGGTTCAATGCTACGGAAGTAGCACCGAAGGACAGCAATCAGCAGGACCTACTGTGGCTGCGCGGCGGTTTCCCGGATAGTTTTTTGGCGAAGACCGATGAGGCAAGCTTACGCTGGCGTTTAAATTTCATCAGTACCTATCTGGAGAGGGACGTGCCTCAATTTGGTGGGCGCATACCGGCCGTTACCTTACGCCGCTTGTGGACGATGCTGGCGCATAATCAGGGCGGTCAGCTTAACATGGCCCAATTGGGAGCCAATCTTGATGTGACGATACCGACTACCAAAAGATACCTCGAATTGCTTGAGGATTTACTGCTTATCCGCGCCATCCGTCCGTGGTTTGGCAATATCGGTAAACGGCTCGTCAAAGCTCCGAAAATATATATCCGGGATAGCGGCATTGTTCATGCCTTGCTGAATCTCACCACCGTGGACGATATATTAGGGCACCCGGTCGTCGGGGCGAGTTGGGAGGCTTTTATCGTTGAAAACCTGATCTCCTGTCTTCCCATTGGCGTTACGCCCTGGTTTTACAGGACAGCCGCCGGGGCAGAAATCGATCTGGTCATCGAAAAAAATGCAAAAAGAAAATACGCCATCGAGATCAAACGTTCGTTAGCGCCGACTGTATCTAAAGGTTTCTATCTCGGTTGCGAAGATATAGGTGCCACGCACCAATATGTTGTTTATCCCGGCAAGGAAAAGTTCACGATAGGTAAAAATATTACCGCGATGCCATTGCTTGATATGATGGAAGAATTACGCTCTATCAATAAGTAGGCAGTGCATCAATATAGAAGCAAAAGCCCTGCATATTATTTGTAGGCAATAATCGCGCGTATTTTTATTTTTTTATAAAAACCGTATATTTAGCCAAAGCAAATTCTCAAAGCGATGGCAAATGCAGTAGAAGACGCCCTGAACCGGGCAAACGCCGAACAGCGCGAACGGGCGATGGCTACGATTGAGGAAGCCCGCCGCAATATCCTCAATGCTGATATACAAATGGCGAACTCCCCATCGGGAGATTTTGCAGTTATCAAATCGCGTAACGAACAAATCATTGATGAGGCTCAACGCTCGATCCCTGTCGAAACCATGCAAAGCGTTGATAGCGTGTCCGCTCCAATGAACACACCGCCGATGCACGGAATTGTCAATTCCGAACCGGTAGAACTTAACCCTACTTTCAGATCTACTATTGAAAGTATAGAGCAAGGCAGCGGCAATAATTACCTCAATCAAAATGCCGTTGACCGGGCAATGACCAGAACGCCACAGGAAAGTCAAAGCCATGACCAACAACAGTCTATGGAGCGATGATTGCTCACAACGAAGCCGTCAGGGACGGCTACTTAAAAAATCCAATGACAACTCGGGCCTTCCAAATTCTTTAAGCAACTGGTTAATATCTTTTAGATTTTGTGCTGCCGTATGAGGATCGAGTTTTCCTGCCTGGATCAAACGAATCTGCTCGACACCAAATAACCGCAACTGGAAAGATAGCGCACCGATATCATCACAGCCTTGCAGTTCCTGCGCTGAAGCTAACCGGTACGGTGATGCGATGACCTGACCCTGCTTTGATGTATTTATCATAGCGAAATAATAGCATACAGGGTGATGGATTGATATGACGTTTTTTTAAAATGCCGTAGACCCTGCGATGGAAAGACCATCGCAGGGAGCAGGGCAACACGAACAGCAGCGGACTACGATCTGTCACAAAATAAATAATATTAAAAAATATTTTGAATTTTCAAAATGATATTTTAGCTTAGGATTGCAAAATCCTTTATATGACTTCACCGGATTTCAACCTGGACCATATTATTTATTCGTTTAATAACGAAGAGCATTTTACGATAGGCAACGCCTGCGAAGGCGTGCAAATTTTTGGCGGTATCGGCTCCGGTAAAACCAGCGGCAGCGGTGAGGCGCTTGCCCGCGCCTTTTTGAAGTCCGGCTTTGGCGGATTGGTGCTTTGCGCCAAAAAGGACGTGCTGGACGACTGGAAACGCTACGCCCAGGAAACCGGACGAGCCGACCAGCTCCTGGTATTCGATGGTTCCGGCAATTTCGTTTTTCCCTTCCTGCAATACGAGATTGAGCGGGAAGGTGAGGGGGCCGGGTATACCGATAATTTGGTGCGGCTATTTACCACCATTTACGAAGCCATTGACCGAAGTGTCAAAAGCGAAGGCAGCGACCCTTATTGGGAACGCGCCATGCAGCAGTTACTAAGGAACACCATCGACCTTTGCATGATTGCACGCGGTATCGTTTCGGTGCCCCTCATTCGTGATGTGATCCTATCGGCACCGGTCAGCGTTGCCCAGATCGATACGGATGAATGGAAAAATAAAAGCCTTTGCTGGAAGCTGCTATTGGAAGGCTACGGAAGGGACCTCGATAAATGGGCAAGGCATGATTTCGATAGCACGGCATCGTTCTGGTTAGAGGAATACCCCAACCTCGCCGAAAAAACCCGCAGCAGCATCTTATCGACACTAACCACGATGATGGACATATTTCTGCGCAGGCCCTTCCGCATGCTGTTTTCGGAAATGCCCGACGACAGGCGTAAGATCGCCTACCCTGAATTGACCCATAAGGGTGTCATAATCGTGCTGAACCTGCCGGTAAAGGAATTCGGCGAGGCGGGCAGGGCGGCACAGGTGGTGTATAAATATCTTTGGCAGCAAGCGGTGGAGCGCCGGGCGACAACAAACAAAACCGTCCCGGTTTTTCTTTGGGTGGATGAGGCGCAAAATTTCGTGACGGAATATGATATGCAGTTTCAGGCCACGGCCCGAAGTACCCGTGCCTGCACCGTGTACCTGACACAGAACCTGCCGAACTATTACGCCATCATGGGCGGCAGCCAAAGCAAATACCGGGTGGATTCGCTTTTAGGAAACCTGCAAACCAAGATATGGCATGCCAACAGCGACCCGACAACGAATGAGCAGGCAGCGGAAACGATCGGCCGGAGCTGGCAGTTCCGGCAAACATCGGGGGAAAGCTATGGCGCGGATTTCTTCAATATGAGTAGCGGTAAAAATGAAAGCTTTGATTACGACGTCCCGCCGCAAGCCTTTACCAAGCTGCGCAAGGGCGGAACCCTGAATGATAAAATAGTGGAGGCCATCGTATTTCAGAATGGCCGTATCTGGAATAACAACCAAACGCATCTTTTAGCACAGTTCAAGCAATATGGACCATAAGCTCATCATCAAACCCTTCGATAACGAGGAAGAAATAGATAAATCCCGGAAGGTCACCGGCATACAGAAATGGGCGCGATCATCACGCACCATCGGTTTTATCATGCTATTCCTGGGATGGTTTACCATCCCGATGGAAGTATTTTTACGCAAGGACTTCGGCCAGCGCTGGTTCACGGCGATTAATTTTTATGCAGGCTTGTTTCTCATCGGTGTAGTGTCTGCCTTGCAATGGATTATCTATAGCGTTTGGCCTGGGTTAGAGGGCCGTCTCTTTATGCTCATGAACATTGGTCATGCTTTTGACGCCTACAGTGATTCGGAAAGCGTGGCAGGAACGAAGGCGGGTGATATGCTTCTTTTCGTTATTGCTTATCTTTTGATAGGTTCCTATCATTTATTCAAGATCAAATGGCGAAACCAGGCAGGGATCCCACTTCATTCCTTTGACGACGGCACA includes:
- a CDS encoding ATP-binding protein, with amino-acid sequence MINREAQAEIVTLMQEFPAVGLLGPRQVGKTTLAETIAALFSPEPIYLDLENPSDQAKLSDPEDYFERNKGTLIILDEIQRVPELFQVLRGVIDRRRRQGLKHGQFLILGSASLDLLKQSSETLAGRIAYKELSGFNATEVAPKDSNQQDLLWLRGGFPDSFLAKTDEASLRWRLNFISTYLERDVPQFGGRIPAVTLRRLWTMLAHNQGGQLNMAQLGANLDVTIPTTKRYLELLEDLLLIRAIRPWFGNIGKRLVKAPKIYIRDSGIVHALLNLTTVDDILGHPVVGASWEAFIVENLISCLPIGVTPWFYRTAAGAEIDLVIEKNAKRKYAIEIKRSLAPTVSKGFYLGCEDIGATHQYVVYPGKEKFTIGKNITAMPLLDMMEELRSINK
- a CDS encoding type IV secretory system conjugative DNA transfer family protein, coding for MTSPDFNLDHIIYSFNNEEHFTIGNACEGVQIFGGIGSGKTSGSGEALARAFLKSGFGGLVLCAKKDVLDDWKRYAQETGRADQLLVFDGSGNFVFPFLQYEIEREGEGAGYTDNLVRLFTTIYEAIDRSVKSEGSDPYWERAMQQLLRNTIDLCMIARGIVSVPLIRDVILSAPVSVAQIDTDEWKNKSLCWKLLLEGYGRDLDKWARHDFDSTASFWLEEYPNLAEKTRSSILSTLTTMMDIFLRRPFRMLFSEMPDDRRKIAYPELTHKGVIIVLNLPVKEFGEAGRAAQVVYKYLWQQAVERRATTNKTVPVFLWVDEAQNFVTEYDMQFQATARSTRACTVYLTQNLPNYYAIMGGSQSKYRVDSLLGNLQTKIWHANSDPTTNEQAAETIGRSWQFRQTSGESYGADFFNMSSGKNESFDYDVPPQAFTKLRKGGTLNDKIVEAIVFQNGRIWNNNQTHLLAQFKQYGP
- a CDS encoding pentapeptide repeat-containing protein, with translation MKIIFETDEVLEIPFDNLIAANLDGLSLHRAILETMNMSATTFLNADLRGAFMANSNLTSCNLSGASLINAYLMNAVLNRADLKNCRAIGCNFTGADLSEANLTDADVYAADFSRCNLQGAVILAKRIEAATFKNATYDKQTKWPLNFDPSTAGCLMVI
- a CDS encoding RHS repeat domain-containing protein, with protein sequence MGNIMTLNRTEASLAALSYNYNGNQLTTVSKGGTTFRTYTYDGNGNATTDGGTKSINYNMLNLPATVTQSGTTLATYTYEASGTKIRNTGSDGTWDYVSGIVYKTPLAGTTPAIAFIQTEEGRAIPNGNDYSYQYNLKDHLGNDRVSLDKNGVLQEDEYYAFGLRNPKYDNSNNNRYLYNGKEIQTDLVSQYDYGARFYDPVIARWTTSDPLAEKGRRWSPYGYAFDNPMRFTDPDGMWPDWGDVKNFAKGFVSGVVGMAESARPENMIISNVKLVKNVVTSLIHKDVSGAAMHLANVTGVPAIVKTTVAASKGNANAMGQLAAVIAVGVVAHNTGGSGAKPPTPVTAETISKALEGSTMKTTQGVVSLPVIQRFVNMLEAGSTPPAIKVADGVIIEGNHRYVAGRVFGQEPATVPGNLSPSQAPLVKPVQETVVDPVDHGNH